Within the Manduca sexta isolate Smith_Timp_Sample1 chromosome 19, JHU_Msex_v1.0, whole genome shotgun sequence genome, the region AGTTAAGAGTAAATACAAATCGGCTGTTGGAATCAGTTTTGAGACGTACTGCATTGTAAAACTGTACTCCGCTACGAACATTTGGCGAAATTCTGTAGTATTCGTGTTTAGGGCACTAGAATCGTGTGTTAACGGCGGCGAAGGCTGTTGAGTGTACAATATTTAGTAATGAACATCAAGGTATAGAAAGAATCAGTAAAAACGTACAATTATACTCGAGATTTTAATTCGAtggagtattttttattgctttgaatgacgagacgagcatgccgttcgcctgatggtaagcgatacgaccgataaacagtagaaacaacaacaccttgaattacaaagtatttggtattctactgcggtcgtcatcctgagacatgagatgtaaagcctcagtatgtccagtagttacactggcgacaatgtccttcaaaccggaacaaaacagtgtCTACATAccgttgcttggcggcagaaatagacattgcggagatacctagccaggcggactctcacatatgagagatctaccacgagtaaacttaaaatatttaaaataaacttgaaattTCGATATTGTGTTATCGATATTTGCGTCATAACTGTTTGGATTCCTGTACCGCTTGCAACACTTCATCTGTCAAATTACTCCGTCGAATTCAAAACTAAACCGTACTTAATGTATCCGCTCTAAGAAACCGAAACAAAAGAGCTATTCGCTGCCGAGGACTGCATATGGCTTACATACATAAATGTGTAACACTTACTGGAGAACTCTGAAATTACTTATCtgtttcacaaaatattattctactgAAGAAGGAGTACGGATCGGAAAGATGGAGCCTTGCTCTAAACTATCCCATTGGCCATACGAAAGCCAATAACAAATCTGATAATGTATAATGGATCCACCCGGCGTCGGCGCACGCGTGCTTGACAATGTCCAGCGCGAGAACTTAGGGCAGCAACTGAATTTTCATACTTCGTAGTTTGCTTCGTACCCAGTCGTTAAAAGTCACTAAATCAACAGCAGGCCAACCCATTCTAGAAGCAAAACCTTTACGAATTCAAACAGCACGTTCACTGCATTATTATCCAATTTGTTCTTTTCTGTgcaaacatattacaataagaCAGCGCTTCGTCAGTAAAATAATCGTCATCAATACCTTAGTGAGGTATTCGCTTGAAGCCCATACCTGTGTATCTATTAAGTTTATCCACCTCAACATACACTTCGGAGTTTTCAATGAGCTCTTTCAGCCCCGGGCCCGGCTGCCGATGTCTCAGTGTCCATCTTGTGTCATTTTCGTCGAACTCCGGCGGCACGTGGACAATCCTTTTTTCCCGTCTTGGTACTACGTCCTCTTTTAGTAAATTTAAGAGGTAAGACCCAGCTTCTTGAATTTGAGAGAGATAATTTTCGATTTGTGCTGAAATATTGTTCCTATTGTCAATAAATGACTGGGATGCGTTTGGTTGTAGAATGCTATCGTTTGGCTCGTCCATGGTTACATCTACTATACTGTAGCTAGACTTGTTCGCCAAGTCTTCCATTGTCGGTTGTGTAGATGTGCGTCTTTCTTTTGTTTGTTCTGGGaacaatatattatcataaaaataaatattaactaatttaGGTCAGACGCGGCAAGATGCTGATGTGGAGAGTGCACTTTCTTCAAAGTTATAAAAAGCTATTGATATTACACAATAAACGTTAATTTATATCGACATatacattcactgtgttcaactgaattgcactgcaatccattcaaactgaatttagtatggtcaatattgatagcttgtggttgtgtacggagtggcgctcatgatataagaactcgagtctaagtgtaaacctggatttgaataaaaaatattagtcacataagtaaaattatttgttgttcaagtgaatagataggttataacagtgacgttttggtcgccattttagttcagattttgaacaaatagtttgtatttgtcaatgttattttacatctgTGCTGCTCCTAACAGTACAGTCCACCAAAAAAACAGATGACCATGTCTATTTTATCACGAttatattgtacattttattttcagtgtGATTTacttctttaaaacaaataattcactTTTTTGGTCCTACGAATTGTTCTAAGTAACAACATTTTGGTTCCAaaagactataaaatcacggtgtattACACtacgggacggaatacacattgCGAAATGTGAacgccctggttgcacctctacctatcCTTTCGAGTGTTACCTTCAGTGCTTGTACCGACGACTGGATCCTCAGCGTCGTACTGCATGGTGGCAATCATGGCATCGCAGTAATTATCTGGAAACAAACACACAAGTTACTGAACTGGACGATCTTAGCCTTGTTTCCCTATGCCATACGTTATTTAGACAGTCTACAGTCTATATTTCCCGATAATCTGGGCGTCTTCAAGTCACGAGTGAATAGGTAACTTCAAAGCAAGCGTGCTCTACCGTCGACCACGTACAATCGTTGCGTCTGTCATACATATGTCGCAGGCATATTGTCAAAGACGTTACAATTACCCTATGGGATAaagtatgcatgtatttattgctttcaatgactagacgagcttgccgttcgcctgattgtaagcgatgcGACTGGCCATAAACATCAGAAAcgccaacaccttgaattacaaagtattgtttggtattctactgcgctcgctatcttgagacatgagattttaagtcttattatgtccagttacactggctacaatgtcgttcaaaccggaacacagtgactacacactgcttggcggcagaaatagacattgcggtggcacctacgCAGGCGgctcacatatgggagacctaccaccagtgtaatattattaaacggtAGATTgtcaattaatttcatttcctACAATTTATCGGCCTGGGTTAAGTGTCATTGTAATGCCACGGGGTCATTGTagccatattataataaatataggtatattatgagTGGAGATGCCAGTGGGAGATGTGGAGGGGTCTGATTGGCCAATTCTTTTCCATGCGCCATTtgcaaaacaatatataattcgACGCTTGCAAGGcgatcatatctaagcgacaaatataccgaaaatcaattatataaatattatgaatcacCCTTTTTTcacgtcatttgatctaggttttataGGTCTAGGAcagttttaatatcattagactacatctttagaaaataaaagtttcattgttatgaattttcatattaaaatccaaATTTCTGAttatcgcttagatatgattgcctttcaagca harbors:
- the LOC119189836 gene encoding uncharacterized protein LOC119189836 encodes the protein MIATMQYDAEDPVVGTSTEEQTKERRTSTQPTMEDLANKSSYSIVDVTMDEPNDSILQPNASQSFIDNRNNISAQIENYLSQIQEAGSYLLNLLKEDVVPRREKRIVHVPPEFDENDTRWTLRHRQPGPGLKELIENSEVYVEVDKLNRYTEKNKLDNNAVNVLFEFVKVLLLEWVGLLLI